The following are encoded in a window of Desulfonatronovibrio magnus genomic DNA:
- a CDS encoding AAA family ATPase, with the protein MIRRMYIHNYKCFINFEVQLDDFQLIAGPNGGGKSVFFEVLGKIKAFVCEKERVSDSFPISHTALGVSGEDNPLKLEIEIQDEEENIFFYSLEVEYDRSNSQQRVFSEILKYNQTPLFEARLGEAQLYRDDGSTGPSFPIDWTQSGVGFLAPGKDNRKMTWFKNRLSRVWLLRIVPDLMNEESRKEETSPLANLSDLADWYRYLVQDQPEVIYELTETLRDRIPGFRALRLKDAGDGKVLYAGFDNESGGSVHLPFKQLSEGQKSLIGLYTTYFGLFSQKDATLCVDEPENFLSLPEIQPWLDLVFQACEENGKQCLLISHHPRVVNFLAAEKGIWFERANGTGPTRTYRISADSKAPISIDQLIERGWIDVA; encoded by the coding sequence ATGATCAGAAGAATGTACATTCATAACTATAAATGCTTTATTAACTTTGAAGTGCAGCTGGATGATTTCCAACTCATCGCCGGTCCCAATGGTGGTGGCAAGTCTGTTTTTTTTGAAGTGCTTGGAAAAATAAAAGCATTCGTGTGTGAAAAAGAGCGGGTATCAGATTCTTTTCCAATCAGCCACACCGCTTTGGGCGTTTCTGGAGAGGACAACCCTTTAAAGCTGGAGATTGAAATCCAGGATGAAGAAGAAAATATTTTTTTCTACAGTCTTGAGGTTGAATATGACAGATCAAACAGCCAGCAGCGGGTTTTTTCAGAAATATTAAAATATAACCAGACACCTTTGTTTGAGGCGCGTCTCGGAGAAGCCCAGCTTTACAGGGACGACGGCAGTACAGGTCCGTCATTTCCCATTGACTGGACCCAGTCAGGAGTTGGTTTCCTGGCGCCCGGGAAAGACAACAGAAAAATGACCTGGTTCAAAAACCGTCTTTCCAGGGTTTGGCTTCTCCGGATCGTCCCTGATTTGATGAATGAGGAAAGCCGAAAGGAAGAAACTTCTCCTTTGGCGAATCTGTCTGATCTGGCGGACTGGTATCGCTATCTCGTGCAGGACCAGCCTGAAGTTATCTATGAATTAACCGAGACTTTGCGGGACAGGATACCCGGGTTCAGGGCTTTAAGGTTGAAAGATGCAGGTGACGGGAAAGTGCTGTACGCTGGTTTTGATAATGAGTCTGGTGGTTCGGTACACTTGCCTTTTAAGCAACTCTCTGAAGGACAGAAATCCCTTATCGGATTATACACAACCTATTTTGGCCTGTTTTCTCAAAAAGATGCCACTCTCTGTGTGGATGAACCGGAAAATTTCTTGAGTTTGCCTGAAATTCAGCCCTGGCTGGATCTTGTTTTTCAGGCATGCGAAGAGAACGGCAAGCAGTGCCTGCTCATTTCTCATCACCCCAGGGTTGTCAATTTTCTTGCCGCTGAAAAAGGTATCTGGTTTGAGCGGGCCAATGGTACAGGACCAACCAGAACGTATCGCATCTCAGCTGACTCAAAAGCACCCATCTCCATTGATCAGCTCATTGAAAGGGGCTGGATCGATGTCGCGTAG
- a CDS encoding transposase, with amino-acid sequence MADSLTPEEVAILIQARQIQREKNLNRDFDVTSVCQRAGVSRKTGYQWVKKHIPDTAGQKELEQELTKLRTEYEKLKKEYDRVDFENEGRKLAWEIHHVDEWLASKKTLPNAGQRKSSNFSASPGKSAKSDCLGFGNLC; translated from the coding sequence ATGGCTGATTCCCTGACCCCGGAAGAAGTGGCTATCTTGATTCAGGCCCGCCAGATTCAGAGGGAAAAGAACCTCAACAGGGATTTTGACGTGACAAGCGTCTGTCAAAGAGCTGGAGTATCCCGTAAAACCGGATACCAATGGGTTAAAAAACATATTCCTGATACAGCCGGGCAAAAGGAACTCGAACAGGAGCTGACCAAACTGCGGACAGAATATGAAAAACTCAAAAAAGAGTATGACCGGGTCGACTTCGAGAACGAGGGTCGTAAACTGGCCTGGGAAATCCACCATGTTGATGAGTGGCTGGCCTCAAAAAAAACACTTCCAAACGCAGGACAAAGAAAAAGCAGTAACTTTTCTGCGAGCCCAGGAAAGAGCGCTAAATCTGATTGCCTGGGTTTTGGGAATCTCTGTTAG
- a CDS encoding type II toxin-antitoxin system MqsA family antitoxin, producing the protein MFFTKGCPLCGGKQNPGTTTFTVDKGSVLVVVRNVPAMVCDQCGEAWIMDSVAEDLERIVSEARSKRSQVEVIDMAA; encoded by the coding sequence ATGTTTTTTACCAAAGGATGCCCCTTGTGTGGCGGGAAGCAAAATCCAGGTACGACTACCTTCACAGTAGACAAAGGCAGCGTACTGGTAGTGGTGAGAAATGTACCGGCCATGGTGTGCGACCAGTGCGGAGAAGCGTGGATCATGGATTCAGTTGCCGAAGATCTGGAAAGAATTGTCTCAGAAGCCAGGTCTAAACGCAGCCAAGTGGAAGTGATTGACATGGCTGCCTAA
- a CDS encoding NAD-dependent epimerase/dehydratase family protein gives MERIRLLKEAQVGIHVQDARDYHAMTRILNKIDPQVIIQLAAVSHANRSNKDPYSTFDHSFRTLENTLDWARGGSSNVEQFIFFSSSMVYGHFKGGEVAEDSYCEPLGIYGALKFGSEKIIMGNNQVFDLPYTIIRPSALYCERCISRRVGQIFIENALFGEDIVMSDNGTERLDFTYINDVVDGVTRCIGNKNAYNQIFNITYGSACSVADMAEIIKQHFPGINVRNVKRDKLMPQRGTLNVDKARDLIGFNPS, from the coding sequence ATGGAAAGAATCAGGTTGCTTAAAGAAGCACAAGTAGGAATCCATGTTCAGGATGCCAGAGACTATCATGCTATGACCAGGATACTGAACAAAATTGATCCCCAGGTTATTATTCAGCTGGCCGCTGTCTCCCATGCCAATAGATCAAATAAAGACCCTTACTCAACCTTTGACCACAGCTTTCGCACCCTTGAGAATACTTTGGACTGGGCAAGGGGCGGGTCGTCCAATGTTGAGCAGTTCATCTTTTTTTCCTCCAGCATGGTTTACGGACATTTCAAGGGAGGGGAGGTCGCGGAGGATAGTTATTGTGAGCCTCTGGGCATATACGGCGCTCTCAAGTTCGGTTCTGAAAAGATAATAATGGGCAATAATCAGGTTTTTGATTTGCCTTATACTATTATAAGACCCTCTGCCCTTTACTGTGAGCGCTGCATAAGCCGTCGTGTGGGGCAGATTTTCATCGAGAATGCCCTGTTCGGGGAAGACATAGTCATGTCCGACAACGGTACTGAACGTCTGGATTTCACCTACATCAACGATGTTGTAGACGGCGTAACGAGATGTATAGGCAACAAAAACGCCTACAACCAGATTTTCAATATCACTTATGGCAGTGCCTGCTCGGTTGCAGATATGGCAGAGATTATCAAGCAGCATTTTCCCGGTATTAATGTGCGTAATGTTAAAAGGGATAAACTAATGCCTCAGCGCGGAACTTTAAATGTGGATAAAGCCCGGGACCTTATCGGCTTTAACCCGAGCTGA
- a CDS encoding N-acetylneuraminate synthase family protein, whose protein sequence is MKIGNFDTSEKVFIIAEIGNNHEGDFELAKRMIQLAAEAGADAVKFQTIVPERLASCADQNRIAQLKKFQLSYAQFEELVRQVRQAGVVFLSTPFDLESARFLNQIQPVFKIASGDNAFFPLIDTVAGFNKPIIISTGLCDMEHIQNIYTRVRDVWQNTNSDPGLALLHCVASYPTSLEQANLGAIHTLKTEFPEAVIGYSDHTLGIDAAIYSVAAGARIVEKHFTLDKNYSGFRDHQLSADPDEFKNMVAGIKNVSQMLRSGQKIPCQFEESTAINIRRSIAASVNLPEGTVLSKQHLTWVRPGTGLQP, encoded by the coding sequence ATGAAAATAGGCAATTTCGATACCAGCGAAAAAGTCTTTATTATTGCGGAAATCGGCAATAACCATGAAGGCGATTTTGAGCTGGCCAAAAGAATGATCCAACTGGCGGCAGAGGCAGGAGCCGATGCAGTCAAGTTTCAGACCATAGTCCCGGAAAGGCTGGCAAGTTGCGCTGACCAGAATAGAATAGCCCAGTTGAAAAAATTCCAGCTTTCTTATGCGCAGTTCGAAGAACTGGTAAGACAGGTCAGGCAAGCTGGAGTTGTCTTTCTCTCCACGCCCTTTGACCTTGAAAGTGCAAGATTTCTCAACCAAATTCAGCCGGTTTTCAAGATCGCTTCCGGTGACAATGCATTTTTTCCACTAATCGATACAGTGGCCGGTTTTAATAAGCCCATAATCATTTCCACTGGCCTGTGTGACATGGAACATATCCAAAACATTTACACCCGTGTTAGAGACGTGTGGCAAAATACAAATTCAGATCCTGGTCTGGCTCTCCTGCATTGCGTAGCCAGCTACCCTACTTCATTGGAGCAGGCAAACCTTGGAGCAATCCATACCCTGAAAACTGAATTTCCAGAAGCTGTAATCGGGTACTCTGATCATACCCTGGGCATTGATGCTGCCATTTATTCAGTTGCAGCCGGGGCGCGCATTGTGGAAAAACACTTCACCCTGGATAAAAATTATTCCGGTTTTCGGGATCATCAGCTTTCCGCGGATCCAGATGAGTTCAAAAACATGGTGGCAGGCATTAAAAATGTTAGTCAGATGCTTAGATCAGGCCAGAAAATACCTTGCCAATTCGAGGAGAGTACGGCGATCAACATCAGACGTTCCATAGCCGCTTCCGTGAATTTGCCTGAAGGGACTGTTTTGTCAAAGCAGCACCTGACCTGGGTTCGCCCTGGTACTGGCCTGCAGCCCTGA
- a CDS encoding DUF4258 domain-containing protein, translating to MNTLVKMQEALEKKNIIWRRHVLSRMLERNISRDDVFNTIQYGKIIESYPEDKPYPSYLISGFSGDKRIHVVASWDDGAQAVYIITAYIPDEDHFQDNGITRKAR from the coding sequence TTGAATACGCTTGTTAAAATGCAAGAAGCTTTGGAAAAGAAAAATATTATATGGCGCAGACATGTTTTATCTCGAATGCTGGAGCGTAATATTTCCAGGGATGATGTGTTTAACACTATACAGTATGGAAAAATTATCGAGTCCTATCCGGAGGACAAGCCATATCCAAGTTACCTTATATCTGGATTTTCAGGAGATAAGCGGATACATGTGGTTGCTTCATGGGACGATGGAGCACAAGCAGTATATATCATAACAGCATATATCCCTGATGAGGATCATTTTCAAGACAACGGTATAACAAGGAAAGCGAGGTAG
- a CDS encoding methionyl-tRNA formyltransferase, with protein sequence MKNIIIFLNGARGIPVVKAVQESRHAVTAVVVPSKQKCDPIQDEVQKIGLDCLRLENVNSTEAIAHLQSLLPELFIIAGFSTIFKEELINIPRMGVINLHAGRLPEYRGGSPLNWQIINGESEAVISVIKIDQGIDTGPVLSEQAIKIEPSDTIADLHGQANKLFPGLVLDAIERIETETNPGRIQDEDNAMYWHQRSDRDGYLDFSRFTAKQADRFIRALTRPYPGAWAFLDQKKVRLLAAEIPKMDLRGSSGRICFIQGQGPYVVCKDRALLLKEYLIEETPNSSLKHGQYLS encoded by the coding sequence ATTAAAAACATTATCATTTTCCTAAACGGTGCGCGGGGTATCCCGGTTGTTAAAGCAGTTCAGGAATCCAGGCACGCTGTTACAGCAGTGGTTGTACCATCAAAACAAAAATGTGATCCGATCCAAGATGAAGTTCAAAAGATCGGATTGGATTGTTTGAGGCTGGAGAACGTAAACAGTACTGAAGCGATTGCCCATCTGCAATCGCTATTGCCTGAGCTGTTTATAATTGCTGGATTTTCCACGATATTCAAAGAAGAGCTGATAAATATTCCTCGAATGGGTGTAATAAACCTCCATGCAGGTCGCTTGCCCGAGTATCGGGGTGGCTCACCGCTTAACTGGCAAATAATCAATGGAGAATCCGAGGCAGTTATCTCGGTAATAAAAATTGACCAGGGGATAGACACGGGCCCGGTTTTGTCGGAGCAAGCCATCAAAATTGAACCTTCAGATACCATTGCTGACCTGCACGGTCAGGCAAACAAATTATTCCCTGGTCTCGTACTTGATGCGATTGAAAGGATTGAAACAGAAACTAACCCGGGACGTATTCAGGATGAAGACAATGCCATGTACTGGCATCAGAGAAGTGACCGGGATGGATATCTTGATTTTAGCAGATTCACAGCAAAACAAGCAGATAGATTTATCCGTGCTTTGACCCGTCCGTATCCGGGTGCGTGGGCTTTTTTGGATCAAAAAAAAGTTAGGTTGCTTGCTGCTGAAATACCTAAAATGGATTTACGGGGCTCTTCGGGCCGGATCTGTTTTATTCAGGGGCAAGGTCCATATGTTGTCTGTAAAGACAGAGCGCTGCTGCTTAAAGAATACTTAATTGAGGAAACCCCCAATTCATCCCTGAAACATGGCCAATATCTGAGTTGA
- a CDS encoding Rpn family recombination-promoting nuclease/putative transposase, translated as MSFEIPSPHDVGFKTFFQDEELVRDFINLYIPDEIKS; from the coding sequence ATGTCATTTGAAATTCCATCTCCACACGATGTAGGCTTCAAGACTTTTTTCCAGGATGAAGAGCTGGTCCGGGATTTCATTAACCTTTACATACCAGATGAAATCAAGTCATAA
- a CDS encoding integrase catalytic domain-containing protein has protein sequence MGISVSGLQSWNREFDDELKPYKKVDNRGKASKVDIDTVRLIVDKGRELKERGKRIRIHRFARELNQMFNLNLGWKTIQDILTANDLYKPETRKKRPRFYQSLCRRIPNGQLSLDGSELEITLGNQVFKYNLELGVDVTSFCHTGFEISSTETSEAVLSVLQQHIRQWGPPLAVISDSGSANLSGNVREYLEEFDIQLLPAGPGNPKGNGTDEGAFSQLKKNIGAIHIDTSSMQNLGQSILENIITVYVTMRNQMNLRYSKKSPQGVMQTKVSNEEKVRQQKKHEEYKKNKNRDESSPKLDRLHWIIKNHDITLEPEELKRAEKCIKRYDREAIAKSEEAFLKAVNRDSGRCNIAYFFGILKNIQQELDEQRYQEYCRRRYNYELMLKNERRKQEQLNQKASVEGTLKLLCVAMKLTSDFLKSFNLRKCQKYIKELLDSRSYKKPLWNQFVEAISDRTDLDIAQKEEAARLIEEMLNNAAKA, from the coding sequence TTGGGAATCTCTGTTAGTGGCCTGCAGTCTTGGAACAGGGAGTTCGATGACGAACTTAAACCCTATAAAAAAGTCGACAATCGGGGCAAAGCGAGCAAAGTAGATATTGATACTGTGCGCCTGATCGTAGACAAGGGCAGAGAACTCAAAGAGCGTGGTAAAAGGATCCGTATCCATCGTTTTGCCCGGGAGCTAAATCAGATGTTTAATCTTAACTTGGGCTGGAAAACAATACAGGATATACTTACTGCCAATGACCTGTACAAACCTGAAACCAGAAAAAAAAGGCCCAGATTCTATCAAAGTCTTTGCCGGAGGATACCCAACGGCCAACTAAGCCTTGACGGAAGCGAATTAGAAATCACCCTGGGCAACCAGGTCTTCAAATATAACCTTGAACTGGGAGTTGATGTGACCAGCTTCTGTCATACCGGCTTTGAAATAAGCTCCACTGAAACCAGTGAGGCGGTTTTAAGCGTGCTGCAACAACATATTCGGCAATGGGGGCCTCCCCTGGCTGTTATTTCGGATTCTGGCAGTGCTAACCTGAGTGGTAACGTCCGTGAATACCTTGAAGAGTTTGACATCCAGCTCTTGCCTGCAGGACCTGGCAACCCCAAAGGCAACGGTACAGATGAGGGAGCTTTCAGCCAATTGAAAAAAAACATAGGTGCAATCCACATTGATACATCATCCATGCAGAACTTAGGTCAAAGTATCTTGGAAAATATCATTACCGTATACGTGACCATGCGCAACCAGATGAATCTGCGCTACTCCAAGAAATCACCCCAAGGGGTGATGCAGACCAAAGTCAGTAATGAAGAAAAAGTACGTCAACAAAAAAAGCACGAGGAGTACAAAAAAAACAAAAATCGGGATGAAAGCAGTCCAAAGCTGGACAGGTTGCACTGGATTATCAAAAATCACGACATAACCTTAGAACCAGAGGAACTAAAAAGAGCCGAGAAATGTATCAAACGTTATGACAGAGAAGCTATCGCCAAGTCCGAGGAAGCATTCTTAAAAGCGGTCAATCGCGATTCCGGGCGTTGCAACATTGCTTATTTTTTTGGCATCTTAAAAAACATTCAACAGGAACTCGATGAACAAAGGTATCAGGAATATTGCCGCAGACGTTATAATTATGAGCTTATGCTGAAAAACGAGAGACGCAAGCAAGAACAGCTCAATCAAAAGGCTTCCGTTGAAGGGACTTTGAAACTGTTGTGTGTTGCTATGAAGTTGACATCGGACTTTCTGAAAAGCTTTAATCTGCGCAAATGCCAAAAGTATATCAAAGAACTTTTAGACTCCAGAAGTTATAAAAAACCTCTATGGAACCAGTTTGTAGAAGCTATAAGTGATAGAACTGATCTTGATATAGCTCAAAAAGAAGAAGCAGCAAGGTTAATTGAAGAGATGTTAAACAACGCCGCCAAGGCTTAA
- a CDS encoding four helix bundle protein, with the protein MTKTYDLEERTALFAKNVRLFVKLLPRSISNTEDIKQLVRSSGSVGANYIEANDSLSKKDFLMRIKICRKEAKESRYWLKLLDVGENHVIAKERDKLFQESTELMNIFGAIVRKTEK; encoded by the coding sequence ATGACAAAAACTTATGATCTTGAGGAAAGGACTGCGTTGTTTGCAAAAAATGTCAGGTTGTTTGTCAAATTGCTGCCTCGTTCAATTTCGAATACGGAAGACATCAAGCAACTTGTCCGATCATCTGGTTCTGTAGGTGCGAATTATATAGAGGCCAACGATTCTTTGAGCAAAAAAGACTTCCTGATGCGAATCAAAATATGTCGCAAGGAAGCCAAGGAATCTCGATATTGGCTTAAACTCCTCGATGTAGGCGAAAATCATGTTATAGCAAAGGAACGTGACAAGCTATTTCAAGAGTCAACTGAACTAATGAATATATTTGGTGCAATAGTAAGAAAAACTGAAAAATGA